A stretch of the Mycobacteroides immunogenum genome encodes the following:
- a CDS encoding MarR family winged helix-turn-helix transcriptional regulator → MPDRPLADEVWRTMASLVLDNRDGWRRTVVEMTGLPFSRVRILRRLARQSMTMKGIAEATALDAPAATVAVSDLERRGLVVRRVDPENRRCKRVSLTDEGRELVEAIADLDDPAPAALTALDETDLNSLHALLRKALGGRS, encoded by the coding sequence ATGCCGGATAGACCGCTCGCGGACGAGGTGTGGCGCACCATGGCCAGCCTGGTGCTCGACAACCGCGACGGCTGGCGCCGCACCGTCGTGGAAATGACCGGGCTGCCCTTCAGCCGGGTCCGCATTCTGAGAAGGCTTGCCCGGCAGTCCATGACGATGAAAGGGATCGCCGAAGCGACCGCGCTGGACGCACCCGCGGCCACGGTGGCAGTGAGTGATCTGGAGCGGCGGGGATTGGTGGTACGCCGCGTCGACCCGGAGAACCGCCGCTGTAAACGGGTGTCGCTCACCGACGAGGGCAGAGAGTTGGTGGAAGCTATCGCTGATCTGGACGACCCGGCACCGGCCGCACTGACCGCGCTGGACGAGACGGATCTGAATTCTCTGCACGCCCTCTTGCGGAAGGCGCTGGGCGGTCGTTCGTGA
- a CDS encoding aspartate aminotransferase family protein: protein MSFSNIMDSNSYAGELDDPATESLITARERVLGPSYRLFYERPVHLVRGQGSHLFDAEGNRYLDAYNNVASVGHCHPHVVDAVTRQMSTLNTHTRYLHEGIVGYSERLLATMPSSIDQVMYACTGSEANDLALRVAQMYTGHKGIIVTSDAYHGNTEAVTAISPSLGGNSLGPHVRTVPAPDSYRTPPGQLAARFASDVSRAIDELCAAGYGFSCLVVDTIFSSDGIYPDASVLEPTAEVVRSAGGVLIADEVQPGFGRTGEAMWGFLRHGVVPDLVTMGKPMANGIPVSALAATSEVLTPFSLDVPYFNTFGGNPVSMAAAAAVMDVIEDEKLQLHAAEVGAMLRTELRALAADHVRLGDIRGTGLYTGVEVVDDPAARTPDRAGALHIVNELRNRRVLISVCGQDGNVLKVRPPLVFSRSDVDWFCTELEDVLKNTD, encoded by the coding sequence ATGAGCTTTTCCAACATCATGGATTCGAACAGTTACGCCGGAGAACTCGACGACCCGGCCACCGAGTCACTCATCACCGCCCGGGAGCGAGTCCTCGGACCGTCCTATCGGCTGTTCTACGAGAGACCCGTGCATCTGGTGCGCGGACAGGGCAGCCATCTGTTCGACGCCGAGGGCAATCGCTATCTGGATGCCTATAACAACGTGGCCAGCGTGGGCCACTGCCACCCGCACGTCGTCGACGCGGTGACCCGGCAGATGTCTACCCTCAACACCCACACCCGGTATCTGCACGAGGGCATTGTCGGCTACTCCGAGCGCCTCCTGGCGACCATGCCCAGCTCCATCGATCAGGTGATGTACGCATGCACCGGTTCCGAGGCCAACGACTTGGCGCTGCGGGTGGCCCAGATGTACACCGGCCATAAGGGAATCATCGTGACCAGCGATGCCTACCACGGCAACACCGAGGCGGTCACGGCGATATCCCCGTCACTCGGCGGGAACTCGCTGGGGCCGCACGTCCGTACCGTACCGGCGCCCGACAGCTACCGAACTCCGCCGGGCCAGCTAGCCGCGCGCTTTGCCTCCGACGTATCGCGGGCCATCGACGAACTCTGCGCCGCGGGTTACGGATTCAGCTGCCTGGTAGTCGACACGATCTTCTCCTCGGACGGAATCTATCCCGACGCCTCCGTGCTGGAACCGACAGCCGAGGTGGTGCGCTCGGCCGGCGGTGTGCTGATCGCCGACGAAGTGCAGCCCGGATTTGGGCGCACCGGTGAAGCCATGTGGGGATTCCTCCGCCACGGCGTGGTGCCCGACCTGGTGACCATGGGAAAGCCGATGGCCAATGGCATTCCGGTTTCGGCGCTGGCGGCCACCTCCGAGGTTCTTACCCCGTTCTCGCTGGATGTGCCGTATTTCAACACCTTCGGGGGCAACCCCGTCTCCATGGCCGCGGCCGCGGCCGTGATGGATGTGATCGAGGACGAGAAGTTGCAGCTGCATGCCGCGGAGGTCGGCGCGATGCTGCGTACCGAGTTGCGGGCCCTTGCCGCCGACCACGTCAGGCTGGGCGATATCCGCGGTACCGGCCTCTACACCGGGGTGGAGGTGGTCGACGACCCCGCCGCCCGCACCCCCGACCGCGCCGGTGCGCTACACATCGTGAACGAGCTGCGTAATCGGCGAGTGCTGATCTCGGTCTGCGGACAAGACGGCAATGTTCTGAAAGTTCGTCCCCCACTGGTTTTCTCGCGGTCAGATGTGGATTGGTTCTGCACCGAGCTCGAGGACGTACTGAAAAACACCGACTGA
- a CDS encoding phytoene desaturase family protein, producing MGVIASDSFDTVIVGGGHNALTAAAYLSRAGQRVLLLERLDVLGGAAISAPAFAGVEARLSRYSYLVSLLPRQIIDDLALDVRLARRTFASYTPDPADGGRSGFLASTHDFAEFGALCDSVTRPIWDSMLKPLRRRSAARTGAWEQFIETPIGEVIRAATPDDLRRGVLLTDALIGTFASADDPSLQQNICFLYHQMNPWDVPIGGMGAVTGSLEASARRHGAELRTGAEVLSVSPDGEVRYRTGSGEHTVAGARVLSGVSPTVLAGLLGEAPPAGQPGAQVKVNLLLNRLPRLRDESVTPEQAFGGTFHVNETYTQLESAYRQASSDRIPQPLPCEIYCHSLADSSILSPELRASGAQTLTVFGLHTPHGLGASAEQLQHAVLASLNSVLAEPITDVVATDADGRPCIETKTTVDLEDALGMTAGNIFHGGLQWPFAEDDEQLETAAQRWGVATDHDRILLCGSGSRRGGGVSGLGGYHAAMAVLDAD from the coding sequence ATGGGCGTCATAGCATCCGATAGTTTTGACACGGTCATTGTCGGCGGTGGACACAACGCGCTGACCGCCGCCGCATACCTGTCCCGCGCGGGCCAGCGTGTGCTGCTGCTGGAGCGCCTCGATGTGCTTGGCGGTGCGGCTATCTCGGCGCCCGCCTTCGCGGGGGTCGAGGCGCGATTGTCCCGGTACTCGTATCTGGTGAGCTTGCTGCCGCGCCAGATCATCGATGACCTGGCGCTGGACGTGCGGTTGGCGCGCCGCACGTTCGCCTCGTACACACCCGACCCGGCCGACGGCGGTCGCAGCGGATTTCTCGCCAGCACCCATGATTTCGCGGAGTTCGGGGCGCTGTGCGATTCGGTCACCCGGCCGATATGGGATTCGATGCTCAAGCCGCTGCGCCGGCGCAGCGCCGCGCGGACCGGGGCGTGGGAGCAGTTCATCGAGACACCCATCGGCGAGGTGATCCGTGCGGCCACCCCCGATGACCTGCGACGCGGGGTGCTGCTGACGGACGCACTCATCGGAACCTTCGCGAGTGCCGATGACCCTTCCCTGCAACAGAACATCTGTTTCCTGTACCACCAGATGAATCCCTGGGACGTCCCGATCGGTGGCATGGGTGCCGTGACCGGTTCGCTGGAGGCCTCCGCCCGGCGACATGGCGCCGAACTACGCACCGGCGCGGAGGTTCTTTCGGTATCACCCGATGGAGAGGTGCGATACCGCACCGGCAGCGGCGAACACACCGTGGCGGGTGCCAGGGTTCTCAGCGGTGTCAGCCCCACGGTGCTGGCCGGCCTGCTCGGGGAAGCCCCACCCGCGGGCCAGCCGGGCGCACAGGTGAAGGTGAATCTCCTGCTGAACCGGCTCCCCCGGCTCCGCGATGAAAGTGTCACGCCTGAGCAGGCTTTCGGCGGAACGTTTCACGTCAACGAGACCTACACCCAGCTGGAGAGCGCGTATCGGCAGGCATCCAGCGACCGGATTCCGCAACCGTTACCCTGCGAGATCTATTGCCACTCCCTGGCCGACTCGAGCATCCTGTCACCGGAGTTGCGCGCGTCGGGGGCGCAGACGTTGACGGTCTTCGGCCTGCACACGCCGCATGGGCTGGGCGCAAGCGCCGAACAGCTTCAGCACGCGGTGCTCGCTTCACTGAATTCCGTACTCGCCGAGCCGATCACCGATGTGGTGGCCACCGACGCAGACGGCCGGCCGTGTATTGAGACCAAGACCACCGTCGACCTGGAGGATGCGCTCGGCATGACGGCAGGCAACATCTTCCACGGCGGGCTGCAGTGGCCGTTCGCCGAAGACGATGAACAGTTGGAGACCGCCGCACAACGCTGGGGCGTGGCCACCGATCATGACCGGATACTGCTGTGCGGATCGGGTTCTCGCCGAGGTGGTGGAGTATCCGGACTGGGCGGCTATCACGCCGCGATGGCGGTGCTGGACGCGGACTAG